Genomic segment of bacterium:
AGAAAATATCAGTGATAAGATGATGAAAGACCTCCAGAAAGAAATTTCAACCTGGTTATTTGAAAAGTTCTTTGGCCAAATAACGATTAATCTAAATTGGGAAGTAATAATTACAGGTTATAGTCTCAAAATAGGAAAATTCCATCGCTATCTGAATAGAGTTTATGAGAATTTAGAGCTAAAGAAACAACGAAAGAATTCAGAGATTTTGTTTGATGGGAAATGGCTTGAGAGAAAGTTTGTAAGAGAAAGCCAATATGAACGTTACAGCCAGAAGGAAGGAGGAGCAAAAGATTGCCAGATTTGCCATTGCTTTCCTGCAAGCAAAAAAGATAATGATGGACCAGAGATATGTTCTCAGTGTGCCCTGGACAAGAAGATTGGAGAGATGCTCCCTAAAACAGAGTATATAGCTTTGGGGAAGGCAAGGCCTGATGAATTTCAAAGAAATGAAGCCGACCTAATCTTCTTTAATAACGGAAAAGAAGGGGAGGAAGTCTATTTCTTGAAATTAATCAAACAACACTGTACTCAATTGCCACAAGTAAATGACCATTATTATCTTCTTTACCGTCTTTATGATGTTCTGGAAAAGAAGATAGAACCTACTGACCTTGGAATTATGAATAAATTCTTTGCTAACTATGTGCCTCTTTACAAAGACTTGGATGAGGAAGAAAAAGAACTTATCGATGAGGATCAGGAAACAAAGCCTGGCAGCATTCTTACCTTTGGAACCTTAGCCAATCTATCTCAACGGAAGAATCGGGATGGAGATTGGCAAGGAGAAAGACGAATAGGTCTTTTGAAGGCAGATGTAGATCGTTTAGGAGTAATCTTTAATCTTGGTTTAGGAAAAGATGTTACAGTCTCAAGATATTTAACGATGAGCAGGATGATTGACCTCTTTTTTGCCGGCTGGGTTGAAAGAACCATCTCTACAGAATTTAGGGAACTCTACACTGTATTTTCTGGTGGGGACGACCTCTTTCTGGTAGGTCCCTGGGAGGAAATAATTAAGTTTTCTCAAAGATTATACAAAGAATTCCGCTCTTTTACCTGCCAGAATGACAATATTACCCTTTCTGCAGGCATTGCTGTTCTTAAACCTAAACTGCCAATTGCCAGAGGCGCCATATTGGTAAATGAATTGCTTAAGGACGCTAAGGCAAGCAACGGAAGGTTTTTAATTGGTGAGGTATCTGAAGATGAAGGAAGAGACCAACTCACACTTTTTGGAACTACTCTGAAGTGGAATGAAATGGAAGAGACCCTTCCTTTTAAGGACTTGCTCATTGATGAATTGAAGAGAAAAGATTCCCCATTTAAGGTAGCATTTCTTCACCGTCTATTAAAATATCACCGGATGTATCTGAATGTTCAGAAGGGGGTGGTTGAAGATTTACTTTATCGCTCTCATCTGGCTTATGATATAGGAAGGAATATCAAGAGAAAAGAAAAAGATAGCAAGAAAGTTCAAGAGGAATTGATGAAATGGTTAGAACCCCTTTATTCAAATGATGATGGGGTTAAGAACAAATTGATGAAGAATATGAAAGTCCCTGTATTCTGGGCAATTTATAAAAATAGGAGGTAATTAGAATGGAGACAAATTATGATAGCTTTTTTTATGAAGAAAAGAGCGGTCAAGCGGTCATTCGTGAGGAACTATTGACCAATAGGGCTCAAGATTGGGCTAAGAGCTTTTTAAAAGCTCGTCCACCACTTCACTCTGCCCAACTGAGGAGGTTTTATCATGATGTTAAGTCATTAGAGGCAAAGGTTACTACAGAGGATGAGTTTACCAAATATAGACCTTTGGTCAAGATGCTAAAATCAAAGGTAGCCTAT
This window contains:
- the cas10 gene encoding type III-A CRISPR-associated protein Cas10/Csm1 produces the protein MKDNNQEYQTVILAALLHDIGKFIQRQSNIIAISQSHTKFSKDFFSEEEDFHALWLRDDIDLELIEKIVWNHHNAIIEETRRKGDFKNKREEALCQLVSDADTFSAGERHSETLKDKQESEEKRVYFTKRPLDPIFSQVELFCNPSSSVSPYKIGKLEPKGAFPDGPKQIQEGEILEHYKNHFIPELKEITADNFDGFYNSLLSLLEKYTWCLPSDTTKDIADISLYDHLKTTSAIAACLYRFHEQDIESYLDSSKAQYKFRLIGGDLSGIQDYIFKITEKGRGGVAKRLRSRSFYLSVLLEVTIQKILHHLKLPYSCNLISAGGRFVLLAPENISDKMMKDLQKEISTWLFEKFFGQITINLNWEVIITGYSLKIGKFHRYLNRVYENLELKKQRKNSEILFDGKWLERKFVRESQYERYSQKEGGAKDCQICHCFPASKKDNDGPEICSQCALDKKIGEMLPKTEYIALGKARPDEFQRNEADLIFFNNGKEGEEVYFLKLIKQHCTQLPQVNDHYYLLYRLYDVLEKKIEPTDLGIMNKFFANYVPLYKDLDEEEKELIDEDQETKPGSILTFGTLANLSQRKNRDGDWQGERRIGLLKADVDRLGVIFNLGLGKDVTVSRYLTMSRMIDLFFAGWVERTISTEFRELYTVFSGGDDLFLVGPWEEIIKFSQRLYKEFRSFTCQNDNITLSAGIAVLKPKLPIARGAILVNELLKDAKASNGRFLIGEVSEDEGRDQLTLFGTTLKWNEMEETLPFKDLLIDELKRKDSPFKVAFLHRLLKYHRMYLNVQKGVVEDLLYRSHLAYDIGRNIKRKEKDSKKVQEELMKWLEPLYSNDDGVKNKLMKNMKVPVFWAIYKNRR
- the csm2 gene encoding type III-A CRISPR-associated protein Csm2 produces the protein METNYDSFFYEEKSGQAVIREELLTNRAQDWAKSFLKARPPLHSAQLRRFYHDVKSLEAKVTTEDEFTKYRPLVKMLKSKVAYACPKTYSGRKVPWEFREFIEKCVDEINSLQDFKSFTLVFEAVVGYFFGEGGR